The sequence AAGTGGTGAAAAAACGGTTACCGAACTGGCGGCAGAATTGAATGTTTCGCTGGCAAATGTATCTCAGCACTTGCGCTTGATGCGTAGCCAGGGAGCGGTGGATACCCGGCGTGACGGAAGAACCATTTATTATCGGATTGCCAATCAAAAATTTTTGCGGGGGATTCAGACCGTACGGGAAGGCCTACTGGAAGAATTTAAAAAAAAGGGGGCATTGTAAAATGAAAATTTGTCTAAAGTTAATTGTCGCTATGGTTCTGGTATTCGTTTTCAGCCTGCCTGTCGGCAGACACGGCCTGCCATGCCCGGCTGCTTACGGGGTGGCGCCAGAGAAAGAGGCGGTCACCGGCAAAAAAATTATGGTCCAACCGACTGCGGATCATCGGAAATTCAAGCAGCTAAAAGAGGGGTTTAACCGGGGACCGGAGGTTACCAAAGCCTGCCTTACCTGTCATACCGAGGCGGCCAAACAGGTTCATGATACCATCCATTGGACCTGGAGCAAGAACAAAAAAGGGCAGTTAAATAAAATGGGGAAAGCCTATACCCTCAACAGCTTCTGAATTACCCCGATTTCTAACTGGTGCAGGTGCACCAGCTGTCACGCTGGTTATGGCTGGAAGGATGAAAATTTTGATTTTACTTCTGAAGTCAATGTCGATTGTCTCGTTTGTCATGATAGCACCGGAACTTACAAAAAATTTCCAACTGATTGCGGCCATCCGGCCTATGAAGAAAAAAAGTTCGGAAAAAAGATTTTTAAGCCGGTAAAGTTAGCTGAGGTTGCTCAGAATGTGGGTTTGCCCAGCCGGAAAAATTGTGGTGTCTGTCATTTCTATGGCGGGGGAACCGATGGAGTGAAACATGGTGATCTGGA is a genomic window of Pseudomonadota bacterium containing:
- a CDS encoding metalloregulator ArsR/SmtB family transcription factor, producing the protein MVNNSEVSAVKKPTTGIDIFRIHAAFCTIFSSPIRLQLMDFLGSGEKTVTELAAELNVSLANVSQHLRLMRSQGAVDTRRDGRTIYYRIANQKFLRGIQTVREGLLEEFKKKGAL